The sequence TTAGAGCCACCGTTGGCCGGACGTTCAAAGCCGGTGATGCAATAACGATTGCCCGGCATCAAGGCGCGCTGAAGGAGTGTGTCAAAGCGGCGAGGGTGCGCCTGGCTGAAGCCGGCGAGGTCGTCAGTGGCCGCCACTCTGAACTTGTCAATGCGGCGCGAGATCGGTCGGCGCTCGAACTACTTCGCGACCGACGGCTCACCGAGCACCGGGTAGAAGAGACCCGACGCGAACAGACGATCATCGATGAAGCAGCACTCAGGACTAATCATTCGGCACGCCGGATCAAGGACTTAAGTGGCATCTGAAGAAGAACAGGACCTAACCCCTGAGGAACTGCGGGCGGTCGGCAAGGGAAACCGCAAGCCGCTGCTGATCATCGCCCTGGCCGGACTGGCCGGGGTTGCAGCGCTCTGGCTGCTCCTCAAGTCCAGCGATAGACCGCAGCAACCAATACCGACAGCGCACGAACAGCGTCCTGCTCTAACTGTTGCCGAGCATGATGTCGATTTGGGCAGCGTTACCGGGGACACTTTGGCATCGGCGCTTCCCAATGATACAGCGGAGCCCATTGACCTGGATGCAGGTCACGACCTGGCGATTGCCGATTCGGTGCCGCAGGAAGATCTTCCAAGCAATCTGCCCGAGTCGGATTTTGTAAAGATGCTAAAGGCGGATGTCTCGGACGAGGAGTTGCTTGCGATCCCGACTGGTGAAGAAGATGCGCTATTGGCTGCACACCTTGAAGGTGTTCCAACTGCGCTTTACGGATTGCACAGTGCGACTTCCGATTCTGAGGGGATCATTCAGTTCATTCCCGTTGATTCATCGGTCATCATTCAGACGGCATTGGCAGCCTACAAAGACTCGGTAGCGCAGGTGCTCGACACGACGATGCGAGCCGGCAGCGAAGCGCGAGCGGCGCTCGAGCAGTTGTCAGGTGCCAACCGGCAACTCTCGGACCGGCTGGCGCGAGTGGCAGCAAAAGTCGATTCCGCCCGTGCCGCCGAAGTGAAGCGGCTCGCCAAGATCATTGAGTCGATGCGACCGGCTGCCGCGGCGCAGATGCTTGCCGAACGTTCGCCGGATGAAGTGTCGGAGATCCTCTTCAAAGTGAAGCCGCGTGCAGCGGCGTTGATTCTGCAGGAAATGGCGCCCTCGCAGTCGTCCGGCGTTGCTGCACGGGTGGTGCGCAAATGAGCGGTGCGATGACACTGCTGAAGGCTATGCTCGGGCTTCCCAAAACAGGTCCGATTGTAAGCGTTGCGCCTGCGGTAATAACCAGGTATTTTTCGTTCCGACCGAAATTCGATGCGCACCTTGCGGCTGCCTCCAAGGATGAACCTCGGTTGGCTCTGGCGGGAGCGACCAGCGCTGTAATACCGCTTCAGATTCCGGTGGCTCCGCAG is a genomic window of Calditrichota bacterium containing:
- the fliJ gene encoding flagellar export protein FliJ, which gives rise to MSRFRFRLQKVLDLRESLVDQAERKLAEARRRESEERQSVAAAEAASDEAMTHLRATVGRTFKAGDAITIARHQGALKECVKAARVRLAEAGEVVSGRHSELVNAARDRSALELLRDRRLTEHRVEETRREQTIIDEAALRTNHSARRIKDLSGI